In the genome of Bacillus thuringiensis, the window ATATATAGAAAAACATGCACAGCATGAAAGTAAGTAAGTAAACAGAAACTACAGGTACGATTATATATGGAAAGGAGACTATTTATGAAATATAAATGGTTGTATATCGGTCTCATTTTTTCAATTATGATGGCACTTGTTCCAGTTTCGGCATTGGCTTATACAAATACTCCACATAACTGGGGAATCCCGCGTCCTAAAAATGAAACAGTACCAGATGCAGGAAAGTTATATACGGATTTACTGCAAAAAAATGGTGGGTTTTATTTAGGAGATACGAAGAAAAAAGATATTTATTTAACATTTGATAATGGATATGAGAATGGATACACAGGCAAAATCTTAGATGTATTAAAAGAGAAAAAAGTACCAGCAACTTTCTTTGTAACGGGGCATTACATTAAAACACAAAAAGATTTATTGTTAAGAATGAAGGATGAAGGACACATTATTGGAAATCATTCTTGGAGTCATCCTGATTTTACAGCGGTAAATGATGAGAAGCTTCGTGAAGAATTAACGAGTGTAACGGAAGAAATTAAAAAAGTAACTGGGCAAAAAGAAGTGAAATATGTACGTCCTCCGCGCGGCGTATTTAGTGAAAGAACGTTAGCTCTTACGAAAGAAATGGGCTACTATAATGTATTTTGGTCACTTGCATTTTTGGATTGGAAAGTGGATCAGCAAAGAGGATGGCAATATGCACATAATAATGTTATGACGATGATTCATCCAGGATCTGTTTTATTACTTCATGCAATATCAAAAGATAATGCAGAAGCACTTGCGAAAATCATTGATGATTTGCGCGAGAAAGGGTATCATTTTAAAAGTCTAGATGACTTAGTAAAAAGCAATCAACCGTAAGCATGTATGCTTACGGTTTTCTCATGCTATAATGATGTGTAAAAAGGATGGGGAAACGTATGTGGAGCGAACATGTTACGTTAGAGTATCCGTATCATTTTGAAGAAGTATTAAAACGTTTATCTTTTGATCCTCTTAACGTCATTCAATTAGATGAGAAAGTCATTTATATCCCGCTTTGTATAGACGAGGAACAGGTTATTGTTCGCTTACAAGGGATTGGTACTGTTCAAAATCCACAGTTTTGGATTTCTAGTCAGACAGGAAATCCGGAGAAAGTCATGAAACGAATGAGGGACATTTTTCATTGGAATGAACCGTTTCAAGATATACAAAATCATTTTTTAAACACATCATTACGTCCACTATTTGAAACATATGCTTATACTCCAATTATTTTAGAATTTGATTATTTTGCTTGTCTTCTTCGCTGTATCATTCATCAACAAATAAATTTGAAATTTGCTACTGTGTTAACAGAACAATTTGTGAAACGGTATGGAACAGAAAAGAACGGTGTATTCTTTTTCCCGACTCCGGAAATAGTAGCAAATATTTCAATTGAAGAATTGAGAGAGCAGAAGTTTAGTCAGCGAAAGGCTGAATATATAGTAGGATTAGGTCGAAGTATTGTCAGTGGTACATTAAATTTAGCGAGTATAGAAAATGGGACGGAAGAAGAGGTTGGGGCACAATTGTTGCCAATTAGGGGAATTGGTGCATGGACAGTGCAAAACTTTTTAATGTTTGGGCTTGGACGGAAAAATATGTTCCCGAAAGTGGATATTGGGATTCAGCGTGCAGTGCAAGGTATATTTCAATTAGATGATAAACCTGATGATGCATTTTTAGAAAAAGTGAAACAAGAGTGTGAACCATACTGCAGTTATGCAGCGTTATATTTATGGAAAAGTATAGAGTAGAGGTGTAATAATGATACAAAAGCAACACGAGAGTAAGTTGGAAGTTGGTCAAACGTTTCCTGTGACAATTAAACGTCTTGGGATTAACGGAGAAGGCGTTGGTTATTTTAAGAGACAAGTTGTTTTCATTCCAGGGGCATTACCAGGAGAAGAAGTTGTTGCAGAAACAACGAAAATTCAGCGTGGCTTCGCTGAAGCGAAAGTGAAAAAAGTTCGTAAAGCTTCACCGCATCGTGTGAAAGCACCGTGTCCAGTATATGAGGAGTGTGGCGGTTGTCAGCTGCAACATTTAGATTATAAAGAACAATTGAATCAAAAGCGTGATATCGTTGTACAAGCATTTGAGAAGTACATGAAAAACAGTATGGAAGAGAAAATTCGTCCAACGCTTGGCATGGAAAATCCATGGCATTATCGTAATAAGAGTCAATTACAAGTGGGGCGTAAAGACGAAAAGGTTATTACAGGGCTATATAAACAAAACTCACATCAGTTAATTGATATTGCTCACTGTATGATTCAACATAAAGCAACGAATGAAGCGACAAAAGTTGTAAGACGTATTTTAGAAAAATTAAATGTTTCTATTTACAATGAGAAAAAACAAAAAGGTTTAGTACGCACAATTGTAACACGTACTGCAGTTCAAACAGGGGAAGTACAAGTTACACTTATTACAACAAAAGAAGAATTACCAAATAAAGAACAATTTATTGCAGAAGTACAAAAACAGATGCCAGCGGTTAAATCAATTATGCAAAATGTAAACTGGCGTAAAACATCTGTTATTTTTGGCGACAAAACATTTAAATTAGCTGGAAAAGAAGTAATTCAAGAAACACTTGGTGATTTATCATTCGAATTATCAGCACGTGCATTCTTCCAGTTGAATCCAGAACAAACTGTTGTTTTATATGATGAAGCGAAAAAAGCAGCTGCGTTAACAGGAAACGAGAAGATTGTGGATGCGTACTGTGGTGTTGGTACAATCGGTCTTTGGCTTGCAAATGATGCAGCGGAAGTACGTGGTATGGATGTAATTCCAGAAGCGATTGCAGATGCAAGAAAAAATGCGAAGCGTCACGGATTTACAAATACGAAATATGAAGCAGGTAAAGCTGAACAATGGTTACCGAAATGGGTAAAAGAAGGATGGCGTCCAGATGTAATTGTTGTCGATCCACCACGTACAGGTTGCGATGATAAATTACTGGAAACAATTTTAAAGGTGAAGCCGAAACAAGTTGTGTATGTGTCTTGTAATCCTTCTTCATTAGCACGTGATGTACAAGCATTAATGAAGAGCTATGAAGTGGAGTATGTGCAACCAGTTGATATGTTCCCGCATACTGCGCATGTTGAGAATGTAGTTAGATTAAAGTTGAAATAAGAAGGATTAGAAATGTTGATGTAGTTAACTACATCAACATTTTTTTGTTATGTTAGCAGCTAAATCACCTTACGTAATCAACATACACACTTTCTGTATGGAGTATATGAAATGTCTTTCTGCATTCGAAAAGAATTTGTAAAAATATACAGTATTCAGATTGTATAGACCACTTTGTATTAATAAATTACAATATGGATGTAACATAGCAATTTTGCTATAGAAAATAAGCTAAAAGGGAGAAGATGTATGAAAAAATGGTTGGCATTATTTGTTTTTGGGATGGTTTCTTTATTTGCAACTTCTGCACATGCGGAATCATATGAAATAACAAAAACATTAAAAGTATATGAAAGCCGCAGTTTTAATTCGCCTGTGAAAAAAGAACTGCAGCCAGGAGAAAGGGTTTATGTTACAAATCAACATCCTAGTGGATGGTGGAAGATAAGTGGCGGATTTATTGCACCAGAGGGCGCGAAAGTAGAAATTAATCGAAATTTTGAAGCTTTTGATTGGATTAATATGGACAGTGCGAAGTACGTATTTGGTCCTCAAACTGTTATTGCACGTGATGGTACACTAAGAGGTGAAATTTTGATTGATACATATTTG includes:
- the pdaA gene encoding delta-lactam-biosynthetic de-N-acetylase, producing the protein MKYKWLYIGLIFSIMMALVPVSALAYTNTPHNWGIPRPKNETVPDAGKLYTDLLQKNGGFYLGDTKKKDIYLTFDNGYENGYTGKILDVLKEKKVPATFFVTGHYIKTQKDLLLRMKDEGHIIGNHSWSHPDFTAVNDEKLREELTSVTEEIKKVTGQKEVKYVRPPRGVFSERTLALTKEMGYYNVFWSLAFLDWKVDQQRGWQYAHNNVMTMIHPGSVLLLHAISKDNAEALAKIIDDLREKGYHFKSLDDLVKSNQP
- a CDS encoding DNA-3-methyladenine glycosylase family protein codes for the protein MWSEHVTLEYPYHFEEVLKRLSFDPLNVIQLDEKVIYIPLCIDEEQVIVRLQGIGTVQNPQFWISSQTGNPEKVMKRMRDIFHWNEPFQDIQNHFLNTSLRPLFETYAYTPIILEFDYFACLLRCIIHQQINLKFATVLTEQFVKRYGTEKNGVFFFPTPEIVANISIEELREQKFSQRKAEYIVGLGRSIVSGTLNLASIENGTEEEVGAQLLPIRGIGAWTVQNFLMFGLGRKNMFPKVDIGIQRAVQGIFQLDDKPDDAFLEKVKQECEPYCSYAALYLWKSIE
- the rlmD gene encoding 23S rRNA (uracil(1939)-C(5))-methyltransferase RlmD, with the protein product MIQKQHESKLEVGQTFPVTIKRLGINGEGVGYFKRQVVFIPGALPGEEVVAETTKIQRGFAEAKVKKVRKASPHRVKAPCPVYEECGGCQLQHLDYKEQLNQKRDIVVQAFEKYMKNSMEEKIRPTLGMENPWHYRNKSQLQVGRKDEKVITGLYKQNSHQLIDIAHCMIQHKATNEATKVVRRILEKLNVSIYNEKKQKGLVRTIVTRTAVQTGEVQVTLITTKEELPNKEQFIAEVQKQMPAVKSIMQNVNWRKTSVIFGDKTFKLAGKEVIQETLGDLSFELSARAFFQLNPEQTVVLYDEAKKAAALTGNEKIVDAYCGVGTIGLWLANDAAEVRGMDVIPEAIADARKNAKRHGFTNTKYEAGKAEQWLPKWVKEGWRPDVIVVDPPRTGCDDKLLETILKVKPKQVVYVSCNPSSLARDVQALMKSYEVEYVQPVDMFPHTAHVENVVRLKLK